A window from Cryobacterium sp. SO1 encodes these proteins:
- a CDS encoding cellulase family glycosylhydrolase has translation MSAHLSSRIRRAITGLALVVLVAGGSAAVPAERAAAAAPVPPAPSAATAPTPSGWLHTSGGSIVTASGAPYVVKGVSWFGLETSNCAPHGLWTISLAAGLAQIKSMGFTTVRVPFSNECLAAASTSSIDYAVNPDLAGKTPQQVLDILISTAAAVGLNVILDRHRPDSGSQSELWYTAQYSEARWIADWTALATRYLNDPTVIGFDLHNEPHGPACWGCGNAATDWQAAATRGGNAVLAVNPKLLILVEGIENQATGSSTWWGGGLSGVATKPVTLEVANQVVYSPHDYPASVYPQTWFAAANYPANLTAVWDANWGYISKRGIAPVLVGEFGSKLETASDTTWMNALVGYLSTNQISFAYWSFNPNSGDTGGIIADDWVTPQAAKLAVLVPLLAGGATPVPTPSVTPKPTAGPTPSASPTPTATPKPTASPTPTATPTPTATPKPTATPVPAAGATVAWNLQSSWSAGYVADIMVTGTTGVAGWTVTWPDATATGIVNAWGMTCTLKARVSITCTGADWAGRVASGQTVRVGLQVAATAAPASPKLTVTTR, from the coding sequence ATGAGCGCGCACCTTTCGTCACGCATCCGACGTGCAATCACGGGGCTCGCGCTCGTGGTGCTGGTGGCCGGAGGCTCCGCCGCAGTTCCGGCAGAGCGTGCGGCAGCCGCGGCACCCGTCCCGCCCGCCCCGAGCGCCGCCACGGCACCGACCCCGTCCGGGTGGCTGCACACCTCCGGCGGCAGTATCGTCACCGCCTCCGGTGCCCCGTATGTGGTCAAGGGCGTGTCCTGGTTCGGCCTGGAGACCTCGAACTGCGCCCCGCACGGCCTCTGGACCATCTCGCTGGCCGCAGGCCTGGCGCAGATCAAGTCGATGGGCTTCACGACAGTACGAGTGCCGTTCTCCAACGAGTGCCTGGCCGCCGCCTCGACGAGCTCGATCGACTACGCGGTCAACCCCGACCTGGCCGGCAAGACGCCGCAGCAGGTCCTCGATATCCTCATCAGCACAGCCGCTGCCGTGGGGCTGAACGTGATTCTGGACCGGCACCGCCCGGATTCCGGCTCGCAGTCCGAGCTCTGGTACACCGCCCAGTACAGCGAGGCGCGCTGGATCGCCGACTGGACCGCGCTGGCGACCCGGTACCTGAACGACCCCACCGTGATCGGCTTCGACCTGCACAACGAGCCGCACGGGCCGGCCTGCTGGGGCTGCGGCAACGCCGCCACCGACTGGCAGGCGGCCGCCACCCGCGGCGGCAACGCCGTGCTGGCCGTCAACCCGAAACTCCTGATCCTGGTCGAGGGCATCGAGAACCAGGCCACCGGCTCGTCCACCTGGTGGGGCGGCGGCTTGAGCGGCGTTGCGACCAAGCCCGTCACCCTCGAGGTGGCCAACCAGGTCGTCTATTCACCGCACGACTACCCCGCGTCGGTGTACCCGCAGACCTGGTTCGCCGCGGCAAACTATCCGGCCAACCTCACCGCGGTGTGGGACGCCAACTGGGGATACATCAGCAAGCGGGGCATTGCGCCGGTACTGGTGGGCGAGTTCGGCAGCAAGCTCGAGACCGCCTCGGACACCACGTGGATGAACGCTCTGGTGGGTTACCTGTCGACGAATCAGATCAGTTTCGCCTACTGGTCGTTCAACCCCAACAGCGGCGACACCGGCGGCATCATCGCCGACGACTGGGTCACCCCGCAGGCGGCCAAGCTCGCGGTACTGGTACCGCTGCTGGCCGGGGGTGCGACGCCGGTGCCGACGCCGAGCGTGACGCCCAAGCCGACGGCCGGCCCGACGCCGAGCGCCAGCCCGACGCCGACCGCGACGCCCAAGCCGACGGCCAGCCCCACGCCGACGGCGACGCCCACGCCGACGGCGACGCCGAAGCCGACCGCCACTCCGGTGCCGGCCGCCGGCGCGACTGTCGCCTGGAACCTGCAGAGTTCCTGGAGTGCGGGCTATGTCGCCGACATCATGGTCACCGGCACCACAGGGGTTGCGGGCTGGACCGTGACCTGGCCGGATGCGACCGCGACCGGGATCGTGAACGCCTGGGGGATGACCTGCACTCTCAAGGCCAGGGTCTCGATCACCTGCACCGGCGCCGACTGGGCCGGCCGGGTGGCCTCAGGCCAGACCGTGCGCGTCGGGCTTCAGGTGGCGGCCACCGCGGCGCCGGCGTCACCGAAGCTCACTGTCACGACCCGGTAG
- the pflA gene encoding pyruvate formate-lyase-activating protein: MTAINLGFPSVACPVVELSGEHVDLSAPVSDDVSALNDADRKAELHTLEMKAIREGTVASVHSWELVTAVDGPGTRMTLFLSGCLLRCQYCHNPDTWKMRDGLVTPIEELVARMTRYLGVFKATNGGLTISGGEPLMQPAFVKRMFKEAHALGVHTTLDTSGYLGKSASDEMLDNIDLVLLDVKSGLPETYKKVTGRELAPTIAFGDRLAERNIPVWVRFVLVPGLTDAVDNVEAVVDIVKSWPNVQRVEVLPFHQMGEDKWDRLSIPYPLHGVHPPENDLLNRVRGQFEARGLTVF, encoded by the coding sequence ATGACCGCGATCAACCTCGGCTTCCCTAGCGTTGCCTGTCCTGTAGTCGAACTTTCCGGAGAGCACGTCGACCTGTCGGCGCCCGTCTCCGATGACGTCAGCGCCCTCAATGACGCCGACCGCAAGGCCGAGCTGCACACCCTCGAGATGAAGGCGATCCGGGAGGGCACCGTCGCCAGTGTGCATTCCTGGGAGCTGGTGACCGCCGTTGACGGCCCCGGCACCCGCATGACCCTGTTCCTCTCCGGCTGCCTGTTGCGTTGCCAGTACTGCCACAACCCAGACACCTGGAAGATGCGTGACGGCCTCGTCACTCCCATCGAGGAACTCGTCGCCCGGATGACCCGCTACTTGGGTGTCTTCAAGGCCACCAACGGCGGCCTCACCATCTCCGGCGGCGAACCGCTGATGCAGCCCGCGTTCGTCAAGCGGATGTTCAAGGAGGCGCACGCCCTGGGCGTGCACACCACCCTGGACACCTCCGGCTACCTCGGCAAGAGCGCCTCGGACGAGATGCTCGACAACATCGACCTCGTCCTGCTCGACGTGAAGTCGGGTCTGCCAGAGACCTACAAGAAGGTCACCGGCCGCGAACTCGCGCCCACCATCGCGTTCGGCGACCGTCTCGCCGAGCGCAACATACCGGTCTGGGTGCGCTTTGTGCTGGTGCCCGGGCTCACCGACGCCGTCGACAACGTCGAAGCCGTTGTCGACATCGTGAAGAGTTGGCCCAACGTGCAGCGCGTCGAAGTGCTGCCGTTCCACCAGATGGGCGAGGACAAATGGGACCGTCTGAGCATTCCGTACCCCCTGCACGGCGTGCACCCGCCGGAGAACGACCTGCTGAACCGGGTGCGCGGGCAGTTCGAGGCGCGGGGTCTCACCGTCTTCTAA
- the pflB gene encoding formate C-acetyltransferase codes for MTVTDGIRSDQHGLAETGPAEFVSGPWQDSINLRDFIQRNYTPYLGDASFLAGATERTTGIWAKLSAMFPVEREKGVYDIDATTPSSITAHKPGYIDKDNEVIVGLQTDAPLKRAIMPFGGWRMVATSLETYGYPVSPELETIFTDYRKTHNTAVFDVYPPGVRRARSSHLITGLPDAYGRGRIIGDYRRVALYGVDALIVGKKNDRAELDMEPSTEDIIRAREENSEQIRALKELVQMAASYGSDISKPATTAKEAVQWLYFAYLGAVKEQNGAAMSFGRNAAFLDAYIERDLAAGTLTEEGAQELIDDLVIKLRIVRFLRTPEYDEIFAGDPTWVTESLAGIGEDGRPLVTKTAFRFLQTLYNVGPAPEPNLTVLWSDKLPEGFKRFCAQVSIDTSAIQYESDDLIRNEMGDDAAIACCVSPMRVGKQMQFFGARVNAVKALLYSINGGKDEVSGKQIAPATAPNTDEILDYETVFPAYLETLEWLAETYVTALNCIHYMHDKYAYERLEMALHDKEIIRTLACGIAGLSVVADSLSAIKYATVRPVRDETGLVVDYTVEGEFPTFGNDDDKVDAIAVDVMERFMTMIRKHPTYRDAIHTQSILTITSNVVYGKATGNTPDGRRKGEPFAPGANPMNGRDTHGMLASALSVAKLPYSEAQDGISLTNTVVPSGLGHTKDEQITSLVGLLDAFTSATGYHLNVNVLNKETLEDAMLHPENYPQLTIRVSGYAVNFVRLTREQQMDVISRTFHSH; via the coding sequence ATGACCGTCACAGATGGCATCAGAAGCGACCAGCACGGTCTCGCAGAAACCGGCCCGGCCGAATTCGTCAGCGGCCCGTGGCAGGACTCGATCAACCTGCGCGACTTCATCCAGCGCAACTACACGCCGTACCTCGGCGACGCCAGCTTCCTCGCCGGCGCCACCGAGCGCACCACCGGAATCTGGGCAAAGCTGTCCGCGATGTTCCCGGTCGAGCGCGAAAAGGGCGTCTACGACATCGATGCGACCACCCCGTCGTCTATCACCGCGCACAAGCCCGGCTACATCGACAAGGACAACGAGGTCATCGTCGGCCTCCAGACCGACGCGCCGCTCAAGCGCGCGATCATGCCCTTCGGCGGCTGGCGCATGGTCGCCACCTCGCTCGAGACCTACGGCTACCCGGTGTCGCCCGAGCTCGAGACAATCTTCACCGACTATCGCAAGACCCACAACACCGCCGTCTTCGACGTCTACCCTCCCGGCGTGCGCCGTGCGCGCAGCAGCCACCTGATCACGGGCCTGCCGGATGCCTACGGCCGCGGCCGCATCATCGGTGACTACCGTCGTGTTGCCCTGTACGGCGTCGACGCCCTGATCGTCGGCAAGAAGAACGACCGCGCCGAGCTGGACATGGAGCCCTCGACCGAGGACATCATCCGTGCCCGCGAGGAGAACTCGGAGCAGATCCGGGCCCTCAAGGAGCTCGTCCAGATGGCCGCCAGCTACGGCTCGGACATCTCCAAGCCCGCCACCACCGCCAAGGAAGCCGTTCAGTGGCTGTACTTCGCGTACCTCGGTGCCGTCAAGGAGCAGAACGGTGCGGCAATGTCGTTCGGCCGCAACGCGGCCTTCCTCGACGCCTACATCGAGCGCGACCTCGCCGCAGGCACCCTGACCGAAGAAGGCGCCCAGGAGCTCATCGACGACCTCGTCATCAAGCTGCGCATCGTCCGGTTCCTCCGTACCCCGGAGTACGACGAGATCTTCGCCGGTGACCCCACCTGGGTCACCGAGTCGCTCGCCGGCATCGGTGAAGACGGTCGCCCGCTGGTGACCAAGACCGCGTTCCGCTTCCTGCAGACCCTGTACAACGTGGGCCCCGCACCCGAGCCGAACCTGACCGTGCTGTGGAGCGACAAGCTGCCCGAGGGCTTCAAGCGCTTCTGCGCCCAGGTCTCGATCGACACGTCGGCCATCCAGTACGAATCCGATGACCTCATCCGCAACGAGATGGGTGACGACGCCGCGATCGCATGCTGCGTCTCCCCGATGCGGGTCGGCAAGCAGATGCAGTTCTTCGGAGCCCGCGTCAACGCCGTCAAGGCCTTGCTGTACTCGATCAACGGCGGCAAGGACGAGGTGTCCGGCAAGCAGATCGCGCCGGCCACCGCCCCGAACACCGACGAGATCCTCGACTACGAGACCGTCTTCCCGGCCTACCTCGAGACCCTCGAGTGGCTCGCCGAGACCTACGTCACCGCGCTGAACTGCATCCACTACATGCACGACAAGTACGCGTACGAGCGCCTCGAGATGGCACTGCACGACAAGGAAATCATCCGCACCCTGGCCTGCGGCATCGCCGGCCTGAGCGTGGTTGCCGACTCGCTGTCCGCCATCAAGTACGCCACGGTTCGTCCGGTGCGCGATGAGACCGGTCTGGTTGTCGACTACACCGTCGAGGGCGAGTTCCCCACCTTCGGCAACGACGACGACAAGGTCGACGCCATCGCGGTCGACGTCATGGAACGCTTCATGACGATGATCCGCAAGCACCCGACCTACCGGGACGCCATCCACACCCAGTCGATCCTGACGATCACGTCCAACGTGGTCTACGGCAAGGCCACCGGCAACACGCCCGATGGTCGCCGCAAGGGTGAGCCGTTCGCACCGGGTGCCAACCCGATGAACGGCCGCGACACGCACGGCATGCTCGCGTCGGCACTCAGTGTCGCCAAGCTCCCGTACAGTGAGGCGCAGGATGGCATCTCGCTGACCAACACCGTCGTTCCGAGCGGCCTCGGCCACACCAAGGACGAGCAGATCACCAGCCTGGTCGGCCTGCTCGACGCCTTCACGTCGGCCACCGGCTACCACCTGAACGTCAACGTGCTCAACAAAGAGACGCTCGAGGACGCGATGCTGCACCCGGAGAACTACCCGCAGCTGACAATCCGCGTTTCCGGCTATGCCGTGAACTTCGTTCGCCTCACCCGCGAGCAGCAGATGGATGTCATCAGCCGCACGTTCCACTCGCACTAA
- a CDS encoding sucrase ferredoxin — MSLPDLPNAHSAAPGWLPCSDRSLERGDPLLGTAGYGERWFLVEIDGAWGAHAFLQSPLDPALARALVTRIESAGIRPLAIRRTGRTSLQRRAQTEWRWAAVDARVGHERVHWGAVSDPAELMRVPLDGSSGTPSTEPLICVCTHARHDQCCAVKGRPVVTALAEVYPAGTWECSHLGGDRFAATMILFPHGLYYGRVSGAEAPGLVEAFLHGRIEPRFFRGRSSLPNVVQAAAAFARANRGDNHIDAFEYESWTESGGVHTVCFRHGGEHGGEHDGEHLVVRLGESRSEPLLSTCAASSAQPVREFELLSISAR; from the coding sequence GTGAGCCTGCCCGACCTGCCCAACGCGCACAGCGCAGCTCCCGGCTGGCTGCCGTGCAGTGATCGCTCGCTGGAACGCGGCGATCCCCTCCTGGGCACGGCCGGTTACGGCGAACGGTGGTTCCTCGTCGAGATCGACGGGGCCTGGGGCGCGCACGCCTTCCTGCAGTCGCCGCTGGACCCCGCGCTTGCCAGGGCCCTGGTCACCCGGATCGAATCCGCCGGCATCCGCCCCCTCGCCATCCGTCGCACGGGACGCACCTCGCTGCAGCGCCGTGCCCAGACCGAGTGGCGCTGGGCGGCCGTGGATGCCAGGGTCGGCCATGAGAGAGTGCACTGGGGAGCGGTGTCCGACCCCGCCGAGCTGATGCGGGTGCCGCTGGACGGGTCGAGCGGCACGCCGTCCACCGAGCCGCTCATCTGCGTGTGCACGCACGCCAGGCACGACCAGTGCTGCGCCGTGAAGGGGCGCCCGGTGGTCACCGCCCTCGCCGAGGTGTACCCGGCCGGCACCTGGGAGTGCTCGCACCTCGGTGGCGACAGGTTCGCGGCCACCATGATCCTGTTCCCGCACGGGCTGTACTACGGTCGGGTGAGCGGTGCCGAGGCCCCCGGCCTGGTCGAGGCCTTCCTCCACGGCCGCATCGAACCGCGCTTCTTCCGAGGCCGCAGTTCGCTGCCCAACGTGGTGCAGGCGGCGGCCGCCTTCGCCCGCGCCAATCGGGGCGACAACCACATCGACGCCTTCGAATACGAGTCCTGGACAGAGTCAGGGGGAGTGCACACCGTGTGCTTCAGGCACGGCGGAGAACACGGCGGTGAACACGACGGAGAACACCTTGTGGTGCGGCTCGGCGAGAGCCGGTCGGAGCCACTTCTCAGCACCTGCGCGGCCAGCAGCGCCCAGCCGGTTCGGGAGTTCGAACTGCTCTCGATATCTGCCCGGTGA
- a CDS encoding transglycosylase domain-containing protein, with translation MGIPTMVSNGTNGMNGTGVTPARSFGGVVVGLLGLVATSAIAGLLVTVSLTPVVALTGVTTSSTINVFATLPDYLEIEPLAQRSNIYATQSDGSPVLLATLYDQNRVEVGWEDIGQNVKDAAIAGEDPRFYEHGGVDLQGTMRGAMTTAFKGSVQGGSSITQQYVKNVLVQKCEMLPTEEEISDCYEAATVTTAARKLKEMRLAIGVEKKYAKNDILRQYLNIAGFGGRVYGIEAAASYYYGRTAADLTVAQAASLLSIVNNPGKFRLDRPASETNGAANGYQDNRLRRDYILGSMLKYGKITRAEFDAAIAAPVEPNINEPSTGCQTAGANAYFCDYVIHVLAEDPVFGADEEARITNIRRGGFDVYTTLDLDLQNAAITTMNDNVPKSLDGWDVGGVISSVEVGTGRVLAMTQNKDYSQDPEVQAAGNNWSSVNYNTDFATGGSRGFQPGSTYKVFTLAEWLNTGHSLDERVDSAPRSQWGTFNDSCLGPQNYDSEGWSPKNDANESGGNYSALESTIGSINTGFIGMAKRLDLCGIRKMAEAFGVHRADGDPLSQSASAVIGTNEIAPLSMAVAFAGIANQGVTCSPIVIDKMIDSAGTEVPIPESKCAQSVSPEADRQMIAALNQVLTKGTAVQSNSATVPYVPMFGKTGTTDGAKDTWMSGASSKVATVVGVVTVTGDANQRARDFFSGPAATARHRMWPVVMSVANAKYGGDPFPGVPIAPVPQAEVDEEDPGQDVPAPDVPDEND, from the coding sequence GTGGGCATTCCAACGATGGTGAGCAACGGCACAAACGGCATGAACGGAACTGGAGTCACCCCGGCGCGGTCGTTCGGTGGCGTCGTCGTCGGCCTGCTCGGCCTGGTCGCGACAAGCGCGATAGCGGGCCTGCTCGTCACGGTGAGCCTGACCCCGGTCGTGGCGCTCACCGGCGTGACGACGAGCAGCACGATCAACGTCTTCGCGACCCTGCCGGACTACCTGGAGATCGAGCCGCTCGCCCAGCGCAGCAATATTTACGCCACCCAGTCGGACGGCTCACCAGTGCTGCTGGCGACTCTGTACGACCAGAACCGCGTCGAGGTCGGCTGGGAGGACATCGGACAGAACGTCAAGGATGCGGCAATCGCCGGCGAAGACCCGCGGTTCTACGAGCACGGCGGCGTCGACCTGCAGGGCACCATGCGCGGTGCAATGACGACGGCGTTCAAGGGAAGCGTGCAGGGTGGTTCCTCGATCACCCAGCAGTACGTGAAGAACGTGCTGGTGCAGAAGTGCGAGATGCTGCCCACCGAGGAGGAGATCTCGGACTGCTACGAGGCTGCCACGGTGACGACGGCAGCCCGCAAGCTCAAGGAGATGCGGCTGGCGATCGGCGTGGAGAAGAAGTACGCCAAGAACGACATCCTGCGCCAGTACCTCAACATCGCCGGCTTCGGCGGCCGGGTCTACGGCATCGAGGCCGCGGCTTCGTACTACTACGGGAGGACGGCGGCCGACCTCACCGTGGCGCAGGCGGCCAGCCTGCTCTCGATCGTGAACAACCCGGGCAAGTTCAGACTCGACCGGCCGGCCAGCGAGACCAATGGTGCGGCCAACGGCTATCAGGATAACCGGCTGCGTCGCGACTACATCCTCGGCTCGATGCTCAAGTACGGCAAGATCACCCGGGCCGAATTCGACGCGGCCATCGCGGCCCCCGTCGAGCCCAACATCAACGAGCCCAGCACCGGATGCCAGACCGCAGGGGCGAACGCGTACTTCTGCGACTACGTCATCCACGTCCTGGCCGAAGACCCGGTCTTCGGCGCCGATGAGGAGGCCCGGATCACCAACATCCGCCGGGGCGGCTTCGACGTGTACACGACCCTGGACCTCGACCTGCAGAACGCGGCGATCACGACGATGAACGACAACGTGCCGAAGTCCCTCGACGGCTGGGACGTCGGCGGAGTCATTTCGAGCGTCGAGGTCGGCACCGGCCGGGTCCTCGCCATGACGCAGAACAAGGACTACAGCCAGGACCCGGAGGTGCAGGCCGCCGGAAACAACTGGAGCAGTGTGAACTACAACACCGACTTCGCCACCGGAGGGTCCCGCGGCTTCCAGCCCGGCTCCACCTACAAGGTCTTCACCCTCGCGGAATGGCTGAACACCGGCCATTCGCTGGACGAGCGTGTCGACTCCGCGCCCCGATCCCAATGGGGCACCTTCAACGACAGTTGCCTCGGCCCGCAGAATTACGATTCGGAAGGCTGGAGCCCCAAGAACGACGCCAATGAATCCGGCGGCAACTACAGTGCTCTCGAATCCACCATCGGCTCGATCAACACCGGCTTCATCGGCATGGCCAAGCGGCTCGACCTCTGCGGGATCCGGAAGATGGCGGAGGCGTTCGGGGTACACCGCGCCGACGGCGACCCCCTCAGCCAGAGTGCCTCGGCCGTGATCGGCACCAACGAGATCGCCCCGTTGAGCATGGCCGTGGCGTTCGCGGGAATCGCCAACCAGGGCGTCACCTGCAGCCCGATCGTGATCGACAAGATGATCGATTCCGCCGGCACCGAGGTCCCGATCCCTGAGTCGAAATGCGCGCAGTCCGTGAGTCCGGAGGCCGACCGGCAGATGATCGCGGCGTTGAACCAGGTGCTGACGAAGGGCACCGCCGTGCAATCGAACTCCGCGACGGTACCGTATGTGCCGATGTTCGGCAAGACGGGAACCACCGACGGCGCCAAGGACACCTGGATGAGTGGCGCGAGCAGCAAGGTCGCCACCGTTGTCGGCGTCGTCACCGTCACCGGGGACGCCAATCAGCGCGCACGCGACTTCTTCAGCGGGCCCGCCGCCACAGCACGGCACCGGATGTGGCCCGTCGTGATGTCGGTGGCGAACGCCAAATACGGCGGCGACCCGTTCCCCGGGGTGCCCATTGCCCCTGTGCCACAGGCCGAGGTCGACGAGGAGGACCCGGGCCAGGATGTTCCGGCCCCGGACGTTCCCGACGAGAACGACTAG
- a CDS encoding aromatic ring-opening dioxygenase LigA → MSTATVPATTLSDTKVKVLKLIGWAGILGAVVMIIGGGVVWGVVSSQLAAEQITVAEDASFLAGAPVVGPFSAYAQADIINHHALAMAEGKTYAELDKEDPLRATVMNASFLRTSLFTSVVSFGVSAFAIGMGVLSGLFGWAILTLAPAWPQKTTATGVRA, encoded by the coding sequence GTGTCAACAGCAACAGTTCCGGCCACCACCCTGAGCGACACCAAGGTCAAGGTCCTCAAGCTCATCGGTTGGGCCGGAATTCTCGGCGCCGTGGTCATGATCATCGGCGGAGGCGTGGTTTGGGGCGTCGTCTCCTCGCAGCTCGCCGCCGAGCAGATCACCGTCGCCGAGGACGCGTCCTTCCTCGCCGGTGCCCCGGTCGTCGGACCGTTCTCCGCGTACGCGCAGGCCGACATCATCAACCACCACGCCCTCGCCATGGCCGAGGGCAAGACCTACGCCGAGCTCGACAAGGAGGACCCGCTGCGCGCGACGGTCATGAACGCGTCGTTCCTGCGCACCTCGCTCTTCACCTCGGTTGTCTCCTTCGGTGTCTCGGCCTTCGCCATCGGCATGGGCGTCCTGTCCGGCCTGTTCGGCTGGGCCATCCTGACCCTCGCTCCGGCCTGGCCCCAGAAGACCACTGCCACGGGCGTCCGCGCGTAG